In the Ferribacterium limneticum genome, CCACTTTGGTTCATTGATTAGATCGGTTGGGGTCGTGATGCCAAACGTCTTGGCCACGACGGCCCAGCGGTGGCGCTGTCAGAAATTGTCTGGCAGGGTGGCCAGAATGTCGATAGCCGGCTCCCACGCCAGAAGCTCGTCGAACCAGCGATCAATAAAATTGGAAATCATGGTGGCCTCCTGTAGTTTGCCAGGTCGTCCTGACCTGATGGACTCAGTGTAGGCAGGGATGCCCTATTGATCCAATCGATTGATCGAATGGGATGAATTGGGCTTCGCTATCAGATGGCAAAAAACGCCGGCGAACCGGCGTTGTTGCTGAGAGGATGCCTGCCTCAGGCCTTTTTCTTGCTGCCGATCTTCGATTCCAGGCCGGCCATCAGGCGCTGGATGTTCTGCCAATGCTTGCCGATCAGGGCCATGCCGAGAATGCCGACCACCACGGTTTGGCCGTTCCCGCCATGCATCAGCACGGAAATGACCGGGGCCATGGCGGCCGCGACAACGGCGGCAAGTGATGAATAACGGAAAGCGTAGGCCATGAATAGCCAGGTGCCGGCGACAGCCAGGCCAAGTAGCGGGTCGAGCGCGAGCAGTACGCCGGCGGCGGTGGCGACGCCCTTGCCGCCCTTGAACTTGAGGAAAATCGGGTAAAGGTGGCCGAGGAAGACGGCCAGTGCGACGAGGCCGATCACGGTGTCGGAGAAGCCCATGCGCTGGGCGATGAAAACTGCAGCCCAGCCTTTGAATGCATCGCCGAGTAGCGTGACGAGTGCCGCCTTCTTGTTGCCGCTACGCAGCACGTTGGTGGCACCGGGGTTGCCCGAACCGTAAGTGCGAGGGTCGGCCAGGCCGAAGAGTTTCGAGGAAATCATTGCGAAGGGAACGGAGCCGAGCAGGTAGGCGGCAACGAGGGCGATGGCTATTTGCATGGGGGGCTTTGGTCGCTGAGGTACAATCGCGCCAAATTTTACACCGCTGCTGCGGTCGACCGCCCTATGGACATCATTTTCCTCGAAGAACTGCGCGCTGAAACCTGGATAGGCATCTATCCGCGCGAGAAGGCCATGCCGCAGACGGTCGAAATATCCCTGCAGATCGGTGTTTCTACCGCCTCGGCCGGGGCCAGCGACGATATTCGCGATACGGTGGATTACGCCGTGGTGGTCGAGCGTCTGCGCGCTGACCTCGCCGCTGTGCACTTCAACCTCATTGAGGCGCTCGCCGAGCACGTAGCAACCTACGTGCTGGAAACCTTCGCCGTCCATTGGGTGCGCGTTTCCGTCGCCAAGCTGGGCATGATGCCCGGCGTCAAGCGCGTCGGCGTGATCATCGAACGATCAATCTGACCGGCACCTAGGCGGGTGTCGGTCAGAGGTGCGCTTACAGAATTTCGGTCAAAACTTCCTTCTGGTCGAGTTCCTTGAAGAAGTGCAGTGCCTCCAGTCCGAGCGCGTCACGTGAGGAGAGTACACCGATCGGCCGGCCATCCGGCAAGACCACCGGCAAATGGCGGAAGCCGCCTTCATGCATGATGTGCAGCGCATGGCCGAAGGGCTTTTCGGGCGAGATGGTCTGCGGGTTGGCTGTCATGGCCGCCTCGACCGGCGTGCTGGCCGGATCGAGGCCGGCGGCCAGCACCTTGAAGGCCAAGTCGCGCTCGGTGCAGATACCGAGCAGCTTGCCTTCTTCCGGTGTGACAACCAGAACGACACTGTCGTTGTTGTCGCGCATGTGGGCGGCCACGGCTCGAACGCTTTTTTCCGGCGTGGTGGTCAGGAAATGACGATTCTGGATGATCTTGATTGCGGCGCGATTCGGCATGGTTCGTCTCCTCTATTGGGGTTGGGCTGCAGAGGAAAGACAAACACTGTTTGAATTAGTTCGTCGCAATCAACGATCGGTTCAAGTTCATCAGAAAACACTGGATAACGTCGTCATCACCGCGAAGCCAGCAGCGAGCCCAGCCGTGCCGGCGCCGATATGGCCCGGCTTGTGCGAGGCGGGAATCATCTCGTGGCTGACCACCCACAACATCGCGCCGGCCGCAGCGGCAAGCGCCATTGGCAAGGCCGCACCGGCCACGGTGCTGGCAATTACCCCGAACAAGCCGCCGACCGGTTCGACCAGCCCGGTGCCAAGGGCAATCAGGGCGGCCCGCAAGGGCGCGGCACCGAGCGCCACCATGGCACTGGCGACAATCCAGCCTTCCGGGATGTTCTGCAAGGCAATGCCGAGGCTCATGCCATGATCGGCGCCAGCCGCCGCGGCGACGCCGACGGCAAGCCCTTCCGGCACGTTGTGGATGGCAATCGCTGCAACGACAAGGGCGACATTGGGCTGCATGCCGCTGCTTTCGACTTCTTCAACGTGCTCGTGCGGCAAGCGGCGATCCAGCATCTGCATCGCGGCAACGCCGGCCAGCAAGGCGACGGCCGTGGCGATGCCGAGCGACCAGACGGCATCGCTGGCAGCAACCGTCTGCACGGCCGGGACAAGCAGCGAGAAGAGGCTGGCGGCGAGCATCATGCCGCCGGCCAGGCCGAGCATAGGCGCCATCAGGCGTTCGGATGGGCGGCGGAGCATGAGCACGGGAATCGCGCCGAGGCCGGTTGCCGCGCCGGCGAGCAGGCTGGCCTCAAGACCCTTGGCAGCCATCGGGTGGGCGGCCAGCCATTCGACTGCCTGTTCGATGCCGAAGGCGATGGCAACTACGGCCATCGCAATGCCGACCCAGAGATGGCGGCGGGCAGCGGGTCTGGCGTAATGCTGGATAACGAGTTGGGTCATGGTGGCTCCTTTTTAGGATCGAGGATTCAGGATCGAGCAGCTGGCTTTCACTCGCTCCTCGATCTCAATAACTCGCTCCTGAGTTATTGAGTGCCACTTTACGGACTGCTGATCTATAGCTCCAATCGATTGAATAAATGCTGTCGATTGCTGTTGTCAATCATCCCTTGAGCGCTGCCTCGACGACCTTGGGGTGCAGGACGCGCAGGATGTCGTGCGGATGGATGCCGACCAGAAAGCCGCGGCGGCCGCCGTTGATGTAGATCAGCGGCAGGTCGAGAATGGTCTTTTCGATATGGACCGGCATCGCCTTCTTGGTGCCGAAGGGGCTGGTGCCGCCGACCAAAAAGCCGGTATGGCGGTTGGCCACTTCAGGCTTGCACGGCTCGACCTTCTTGCAATTGATCTGCCGGGCCAGTTCCTTGGTCGATACCTTGCAGTCGCCGTGCATCAGCACGATCAGCGGTTTGGCGTTTTCATCCTCGAAAACCAGCGTTTTCACGACGGCATGTTCATCCACGTTCAGTTCGCGGGCGGAAACCTTGGTCCCGCCGTGCTCTTCGTAATCGTAGAGGTGGGTGGAAAACGGCACCTTGTTCGCCTTGAGGAACTTGGTGGCCTGGGTTTCGGGGGCGTGTTCGGCTTTGCTCATGGGAATGGCGATCAGTTCATGGTCAGGAAATTATTCTACCTCGCCCGGCTGGCGGCTTATTTGTCCTGCAATCTGGGCTGGAAATAGAAACAGCTTTGTCCGGAGGAGGCCATCACATCGAGCGCCGGCTCTTGAAATCAAGGGCCCGGCAGCCATACCTGAACGGTAGTTCATGGGTGATGAAGTAGTGGGCGCACTGGTTGCAACGTGGCTGTGGCATGCCGGGCGAGGCGCTGCCTGCCGTCATTCGTCGATTCGGCTGCGCAGCAACTTGACCTGGCCGCGCTTGACCTTGCTATCGACGCGTTTCCTTTGTGAACTGCGGCTCGGCTTGGTCGCCCGGCGTAAGGTTGGCACGAAGGCTGCGGCGGCAATCAGCTCGCGCAGTCGAACCAGGCCGTCTTCCCGATTGCGTTCGAGGCTTCGATGCTTCTGCGCCTTGATGACGACGACGCCGTCACTGCTGATCCGCTGGTCACGCATGGCGAGCAGTTTGGCCTTGATTTCCTCGGGCAGGCTGGAGGCGGCGATGTCGAAACGCAGGTGCACCGCATTCGACACCTTGTTGATGTTCTGGCCGCCCGCCCCTTGGGCGCGGATGGCGATGAATTCGACTTCGTTTTCGTTCAGTGCAATCGGTGACATTCGTTTTCTTTCAGCCGCGCGGATGATGCACGGCGTGCAGCGTCTTCAGGCGTTCGCGGGCGACGTGAGTGTAAATCTGGGTGGTCGAGATGTCGGCGTGGCCGAGCAGCAACTGGACGACACGCAGATCGGCGCCGTGGTTGAGCAGGTGGGTCGCGAAGGCGTGGCGCAGGACATGCGGGGAGAGCTTTTCCGGGGCGATGCCGGCAATCAGGGCATAGCGCTTGATCAGTTGCCAGAAGGCCTGGCGGGTCATGGCGCTGCCACGGGCGGTGATGAACAGGTCGTCGCTGTGCTGGCCGTTCAGGATGTCCGGCCGGGCTTCATTCAGGTAACGCTTGATCCACTCGATGGCCAACTGGCCGAGCGGCACCAGCCGTTCCTTGCTGCCCTTGCCGAGGGCGCGCAGCACGCCGTCGGCCAGGCTGACTTCGTGCAGTCTGAGATTGACCAGTTCGGAGACACGCAGGCCGGTGGCGTAGATGGTTTCCAGCATGGCGCGGTCGCGCAGGCCGAGCGGGGTGTCGAGGTCGGGGGCATCGAGCAGGGCTTCGACCTGCTTTTCCGACATCACCTTGGGCAGGCGCGAGGGGCGGCTCGGGTTGGCCAGCTTGAGCGTCGGGTCGGCAATGATCCGGCCACGGCCAAGCTGCCAGCGGTAGAAGCGGCGCAGTGTCGACAGGTAACGGGCTTGCGAGGTGGCGCGGGTTTGCCTTGCCAGATGAGCAATGAAGGCCGTCAGTGTCGTTTCGCGCAGGTCGAGCAGCGGCTCGGGCGCGTTGTTGGCCAGCCACAGGGCCAGCCGACTCAGATCGGAGCGATAGCTGTCCAGCGTCGCCTTGGCCAGGCCGTCTTCCAGCCACAGGGCATCGCAGAAATTGTCGATCTCGGAAAGGTCAGCCGGGGAGGCTATTTTCATGCGTCAGCAGCCAGCGTTTGACGTCGAGCAGGAAGCCGCCGCGCTCGCGGGCGAAGCCGCCGAGTTTCTTGTCACCCGCGCCGCCCGTGGCGACGACGCGATGGCAGGGCACAACGACCGGGTAGGGGTTCGAGCCGCAAGCCTGGCCGACGGCACGCGGGGCATTCTTGAGATTTTTTGCCACTTCGCCGTAGGTGTGGGTCTGGCCGGTGGGGATGGCTGAAATCTGTGCCCAGACACGGCGCTGGAAGGTGGTGCCGGCCGGGCGCAGCGGCAGGCCGAAAGTGAAACTAGGGTCGGCAATATAGGCCTTGAGCTGACGTACGGCTTCGGCCGCCAACGCAGTCGTGGCGGCGATTTCCGGCCGCGGTTCGAGAAAGTCGATACCGGTGATTTCGTCGTTGTCGCACTGCACGCCGAGGCAGAAGCCGGGGGCGGCAAGAACGGCCTGGTAGGTTTGGTCGGGACGGGTTTTCATGGTGC is a window encoding:
- the arfB gene encoding alternative ribosome rescue aminoacyl-tRNA hydrolase ArfB; the protein is MSPIALNENEVEFIAIRAQGAGGQNINKVSNAVHLRFDIAASSLPEEIKAKLLAMRDQRISSDGVVVIKAQKHRSLERNREDGLVRLRELIAAAAFVPTLRRATKPSRSSQRKRVDSKVKRGQVKLLRSRIDE
- a CDS encoding ZIP family metal transporter; the protein is MTQLVIQHYARPAARRHLWVGIAMAVVAIAFGIEQAVEWLAAHPMAAKGLEASLLAGAATGLGAIPVLMLRRPSERLMAPMLGLAGGMMLAASLFSLLVPAVQTVAASDAVWSLGIATAVALLAGVAAMQMLDRRLPHEHVEEVESSGMQPNVALVVAAIAIHNVPEGLAVGVAAAAGADHGMSLGIALQNIPEGWIVASAMVALGAAPLRAALIALGTGLVEPVGGLFGVIASTVAGAALPMALAAAAGAMLWVVSHEMIPASHKPGHIGAGTAGLAAGFAVMTTLSSVF
- a CDS encoding methylated-DNA--[protein]-cysteine S-methyltransferase; the protein is MKTRPDQTYQAVLAAPGFCLGVQCDNDEITGIDFLEPRPEIAATTALAAEAVRQLKAYIADPSFTFGLPLRPAGTTFQRRVWAQISAIPTGQTHTYGEVAKNLKNAPRAVGQACGSNPYPVVVPCHRVVATGGAGDKKLGGFARERGGFLLDVKRWLLTHENSLPG
- the plsY gene encoding glycerol-3-phosphate 1-O-acyltransferase PlsY, whose product is MQIAIALVAAYLLGSVPFAMISSKLFGLADPRTYGSGNPGATNVLRSGNKKAALVTLLGDAFKGWAAVFIAQRMGFSDTVIGLVALAVFLGHLYPIFLKFKGGKGVATAAGVLLALDPLLGLAVAGTWLFMAYAFRYSSLAAVVAAAMAPVISVLMHGGNGQTVVVGILGMALIGKHWQNIQRLMAGLESKIGSKKKA
- a CDS encoding CBS domain-containing protein yields the protein MPNRAAIKIIQNRHFLTTTPEKSVRAVAAHMRDNNDSVVLVVTPEEGKLLGICTERDLAFKVLAAGLDPASTPVEAAMTANPQTISPEKPFGHALHIMHEGGFRHLPVVLPDGRPIGVLSSRDALGLEALHFFKELDQKEVLTEIL
- the xerD gene encoding site-specific tyrosine recombinase XerD — its product is MKIASPADLSEIDNFCDALWLEDGLAKATLDSYRSDLSRLALWLANNAPEPLLDLRETTLTAFIAHLARQTRATSQARYLSTLRRFYRWQLGRGRIIADPTLKLANPSRPSRLPKVMSEKQVEALLDAPDLDTPLGLRDRAMLETIYATGLRVSELVNLRLHEVSLADGVLRALGKGSKERLVPLGQLAIEWIKRYLNEARPDILNGQHSDDLFITARGSAMTRQAFWQLIKRYALIAGIAPEKLSPHVLRHAFATHLLNHGADLRVVQLLLGHADISTTQIYTHVARERLKTLHAVHHPRG
- the ybaK gene encoding Cys-tRNA(Pro) deacylase, whose product is MSKAEHAPETQATKFLKANKVPFSTHLYDYEEHGGTKVSARELNVDEHAVVKTLVFEDENAKPLIVLMHGDCKVSTKELARQINCKKVEPCKPEVANRHTGFLVGGTSPFGTKKAMPVHIEKTILDLPLIYINGGRRGFLVGIHPHDILRVLHPKVVEAALKG
- a CDS encoding dihydroneopterin aldolase, giving the protein MDIIFLEELRAETWIGIYPREKAMPQTVEISLQIGVSTASAGASDDIRDTVDYAVVVERLRADLAAVHFNLIEALAEHVATYVLETFAVHWVRVSVAKLGMMPGVKRVGVIIERSI